The following DNA comes from Chryseobacterium gallinarum.
ACTGTCTTTTGAACTCAGCAATAATTCCACTTTTATTTTTAACAGATTCTTTCAGGGAAAAGCAGTTTCTTTCGAAAAAAGCTGAATTTCTTAATTGTTCAAGACTAATATCAGACTTTGCAGCTGCAATTTCTTCTTTTTTTCTTTTAATAATTTTATCAAGGATATTCATATTACGGGTATAGAAGTTAGAAATGAAAAAGGTGTGATGTAGAGATAGATTCACTTTCAACTTTTAATTTTTATTTTAGCTCACCAAAAGTTCAAAGCTTTTCAGGGCCTTTCCGCCTTCCAGGCTTTCCTGGGACATAAGAAGACAGTCTTCATAACTTCCAAACCTGCCGGTATGGTAAAGAGCTACAGAAGCATTGGCCAGAACAACGGAATTTTGCTGAACAGTGCCTTTTCCTTCCAGGATATCTGTGAAAATCTTTGCCGTTTCCCGGATGGAGTTTCCTGCTTTGATATCTTCAAGAGTCACAGGGTTGAATCCGAGGTCATTGGCAGAATAGATCTCTTCGCCTTTTTTAGTGATAATCTTACTGTCGTGGGTAAGGCTGATTTCATCATAACCATCCAGACCATGCACCAATATGAAATCCTTATCATCCTTTTGAAGCAGGTATTGATATATTCTTGCAATTTCCAGATTATAGACCCCAATCATAGAATACTGCGGCTTTGCAGGATTTACCAAAGGACCTAAAAGATTGAAAAACGTCCTTAATCCTAAAGACTTTCTCAATAATCCAACGGATTGTAGTGCAGGGTGGAAGTAAGGTGCATGTAAAAAACAGATATTGGCTCTTTCCAGATCGTCATTCAACTGATCTGAATTATTTTTGAACTCATAGCCCAGCTCTTCCAGCACATTGGATGAGCCTGTGGTAGTTGAAGCCCCGTAATTTCCATGTTTTGTAACCTTCTGCCCGGCTCCGGCCACCACAAAGCTGGCCAATGTTGATATATTGATTGTGTTTTTTCCGTCACCTCCGGTTCCCACAATATCGATAGCATCTCCGGCATCGATGTTTACAGGAACGGCCATCTGGAGTAAAGCCTCTCTGAAGCCTTCCAGTTCTTTCAGTGTAATATTTCGCATCAGAAAAACACTGATAAAGGCTGTTACTTCCGCAGCATTGAATTTATTCTGGGCAATTTCAATCATCATGGCTTTTGCCTCGGATTTTGATAAAGTATTATGATTGAACAGGTATTGCAGTATGTCTTTCATTTGAGGAGTTTTTATATGGGAAGGAATGTCTATTGTATTCACGATAAAAGAAAATTTTTAATAATGGTTTCCCCTTCAGGAGTTAAAATACTCTCAGGATGGAATTGTACTGCATGTACATCATAGGTTTTATGCTGCAATGCCATGATCATTCCATCGTTATCTATTGCCGTAATTTCCAGTTCTTCCGGAAAGCCTTCGGGGTTGACAGCCCAGCTATGATATCTCCCAACTTCAAGTCCGGAATCAATATCTTTGAACAGTTTCGTATTTTCTTTGATCAGTTGAGTGGTAGTGGCTACTCCATGGAAAATTTCGGAAAGATTGATCAGGCTTCCCCCAAAAGCTTCAGCGATAGCCTGTTGTCCCAGGCATACTCCAAAAATACTTTTTGTAGAAGCGTATTCCCTGATAAGATCCAGTAAAATACCGGCTTCTTCAGGAATTCCGGGACCGGGGGAAAGGATAATCTTATCGTATTTTCCAATTTCCTCCAGGGTAATCTGGTCATTTCTTACCACATCCACTCTCTGATTCAGGATTCTTTCGATGATCTGGACAAGGTTGTAGGTAAAGCTGTCATAGTTATCAAAAACCAGGACTTTAGGCTGTGATTGGTTATTTATTGTGGTATTCATTTTTGTTAATGGTTGATTTATTACTGGTTTTGGGTACAGGTTGTTTGGTGCATCATTTTCAGCTTCATTTTTACACTATTTTCTCTGCTTTTTCTACTGCTTTTTTTAAGGCGTTTAATTTGTTGTTGACCTCCTGCAATTCATTTTCAGGAACCGATTTGGCTACAAGCCCTGCTCCGGCCTGATAAAAGAGTGTATTGTTTTTGCTTAAAAAGGTCCTGATCATAATGGCCTGATTACAGCTGCCGTTCAATCCAACCATTCCTATACAACCTCCATAATATCCCCGGGAGTCTTTTTCATACTGATTGATCAGCTGAAGTGCTTTATGTTTTGGAGCTCCGCTCAAAGTCCCCTGAGGGAAGGTGGCAGACACCATCTCCAGAGGATTTAAATCACCTGGAATATCGGCTGTTACTTCGCTTACCATATGGATGACATGTGAAAATAGCTGAATTTCTTTCAGTTTGGTAACAGTTACATTCTTTCCTAATTTTCCAAGATCATTTCTGGCCAGATCAACCAACATGGTATGCTCAGCATTTTCTTTCGGGTCATTTTTTAAAAGTTCAACAGCCTGAAGATCTGTTTCGAAGTTTCCTGTTCTTCTGGCAGTTCCGGCAATCGGATGTATGGTGGCTTTATTGTTTTTTATAATCAGCTGGCTTTCCGGACTTGAACCAAATAGCTTGTAATTTCCATAATCAAAATAGAAAAGGTAGGGTGAGGGATTGATATTCCTTAAAGCACGGTATACATTAAATTCGTCTCCTTTAAACTTTTGTTCGAACCTTCTGCTGAGAACCAATTGAAAAACATCTCCTCTCATGCAGTGCTTTTGGGCCGTTTTCACCAGATCAAGGTAATCTTCATCAGTGATATTGGAGGTTTCCCGGCCATTTTTTTCAAACGGATAAAGAGGAGTATTCTGATTTTTAATAAGGTTCTCCAGGAGGTGTACTTCCGATTTAATCCCATCAATTAAATTTTCAATAAGGTACATTTCGTCATTGAAATGATTAATAGCAATCACATATTGATATAACCGGTATCTGAGAATGGGGATTTCAACCTCCGGGCTTTGTGCTTTTAAATTAATATTTTCAAAAAATTGTACGGCCTCAAAACTGGTATATCCAAAAAGGCTTTGTGCCGTTTCTTCAATAGGATCACTGGCTTTTTCGCACTTAAATGCAGT
Coding sequences within:
- the trpD gene encoding anthranilate phosphoribosyltransferase — encoded protein: MKDILQYLFNHNTLSKSEAKAMMIEIAQNKFNAAEVTAFISVFLMRNITLKELEGFREALLQMAVPVNIDAGDAIDIVGTGGDGKNTINISTLASFVVAGAGQKVTKHGNYGASTTTGSSNVLEELGYEFKNNSDQLNDDLERANICFLHAPYFHPALQSVGLLRKSLGLRTFFNLLGPLVNPAKPQYSMIGVYNLEIARIYQYLLQKDDKDFILVHGLDGYDEISLTHDSKIITKKGEEIYSANDLGFNPVTLEDIKAGNSIRETAKIFTDILEGKGTVQQNSVVLANASVALYHTGRFGSYEDCLLMSQESLEGGKALKSFELLVS
- a CDS encoding anthranilate synthase component II, with translation MNTTINNQSQPKVLVFDNYDSFTYNLVQIIERILNQRVDVVRNDQITLEEIGKYDKIILSPGPGIPEEAGILLDLIREYASTKSIFGVCLGQQAIAEAFGGSLINLSEIFHGVATTTQLIKENTKLFKDIDSGLEVGRYHSWAVNPEGFPEELEITAIDNDGMIMALQHKTYDVHAVQFHPESILTPEGETIIKNFLLS
- a CDS encoding anthranilate synthase component I family protein — protein: MLSDTINIKTVSKKTLGDLHTPMNIYLKIRDKFRDTVLLESSDSKSIDHNFSFIAINAIAGIEVKNLNEYEIKFPNSAPVKQFIMEQNITDIFENFRTAFKCEKASDPIEETAQSLFGYTSFEAVQFFENINLKAQSPEVEIPILRYRLYQYVIAINHFNDEMYLIENLIDGIKSEVHLLENLIKNQNTPLYPFEKNGRETSNITDEDYLDLVKTAQKHCMRGDVFQLVLSRRFEQKFKGDEFNVYRALRNINPSPYLFYFDYGNYKLFGSSPESQLIIKNNKATIHPIAGTARRTGNFETDLQAVELLKNDPKENAEHTMLVDLARNDLGKLGKNVTVTKLKEIQLFSHVIHMVSEVTADIPGDLNPLEMVSATFPQGTLSGAPKHKALQLINQYEKDSRGYYGGCIGMVGLNGSCNQAIMIRTFLSKNNTLFYQAGAGLVAKSVPENELQEVNNKLNALKKAVEKAEKIV